In Henckelia pumila isolate YLH828 unplaced genomic scaffold, ASM3356847v2 CTG_107, whole genome shotgun sequence, the genomic stretch cgacctgctccATAAAGaaattggaggatccattctaccagaccgaacccgaggtaaaattccgacatcatcaattggcgccgtctgtgggaatttgaagaaaaagagtttcgaTGGCTGATCAGAATGGAAATCATCCTAATTTAGAGTTGTTAATAGCTCAGGCTGTTCAGAGGGCTTTGGCAGAGAGGGATGAGGCAAATATTCTGCACCCCGATCATAATGCCCACCTCGAGGAGATCAAAAAATTGAAGGAAGAAATGGAGCAGCTCAGGAAGAAGCAGGCCGGGTACCTAGCTACCACAATCAGAAACATTCCTTTTACTCAGGAGATATTGGACGCTGACCTTcccaaacaatttaaatttccCCACGTTGGGGAGTACGATAGTAAAGGCGATCCAGAGGAACATTTAGCACGCTTCGAGAATGCAGCTCTGCTGCATAAATATTCGGATCCGATCAAGTGTAGGGCTTTCCTTACTACTCTCATAGGACCAGCCCAGCAATGGTTCAATACGTTATGCGCTGGGGAGATCAAGGAATTCAAGGATTTTAGCAAATCCTTTTTGCATCACTTTGCTAGTAGCAAAAAGCATCCTACCACTACTTTCAGTCTCTTTGCAATCAAACAACGGGAACATGAAAATTTGAGGGCATACATTCGAAGGTTTAGTGCCTTGGCTCTCGAGGTACCCATGGCTACCCCAGACCTGCTCATCAGCGCATTCATGCAAGGGCTGGATACAAAAGATTTTcttaaatctttaataaaaagGCTGCCGGAGACGTATGAGGAATTACTTGCCCGAGCTGAGAAATATGTCAACATGGAAGAGATTCAGGTCTCACGAGCAGCTGTGAAGAGGGAGCGACCAAAAAGTCCAAAGGGCAATAGGGTTCCGAGCAATGGGACAGGAATGGGACAACCATTTCGACCTGCGCTGTTGGGAGAATTCAGCTCTTTCACTCCCTTGCGCATGAGTAAAGTCTGAGCCCTCCAAATTTGTGATGATCGGAAGCTCACACAAAGGCCTCCATGGACTGAGAAGGGACCTCGGAACAGGGAATCAGATAAATATTGTCACTTTCATAATGAGTATGGGCATATTACTGAGAACTGTCGTCAATTAGATCAAGAGATTGAAAGAATAATACAACAACATgctgaattaaaaaatatattgaccCGTCAAGAGGGATATCGCCCGAACAAGAGACAGCAAGAAAGACCGAGGCAAAGAGCCAGGACTGCTCCTCCCCATGAAGATTTCAATCACCCGAATCAGGGCCAGCCCGACGATGACCGAGCTCATCAAAGACCAGCTCCGCCTGCTAGAGGAATTATAAACATGATTTCTGGAGGCCCTACTGACGGAGATTTCAATCGAGCTAGGAAAACTAGCAgtagaaaattaataaatatggagATTGGGAATCAAATCTTCCATACTGGCCCGACCCTCTCCTTTGGTCCAAAAGATTTGAAAGGGGTTTCCAGCAACCATAACGATGCGCTGGTAATAAGGGCCACAGTCGCAAACTATGACGTAGCTCGGATATTCGTGGATTCAGGCAGTTCAGTCAATGTTTTATTCCAAGAAGCAATAAATCAAATGGATTTGGGACAGTACAAGATGGAGCCTGTGGTAACATCACTCTTTGGTTTCACGGGTCATGCCATCCGACCTGTTGGATTAGTCCACCTACCCTTAACTCTTGGAAAAAACAACACTCGCAAAACTTGAATTGTATGTTTCATTATAGTGGACGCCCCATCCGCTTATAATGCTATACTAGGCAGACCTGCCATGACCACTTTCATGGCTGTGGCATCAGCTCTGCATCAGAAAATGAAATTCCCAGTGGGTAATGAGGTTGGGGAGGTGCAAGGTGATCAAGTTATTTCGCGCAAGTGTTATGTGGAGGAGGTCAGAATAGAGCAAAAAGTAGCCAGGACTGATAACGTCGACCGACCTGGAATTTTTGGCATGGAAAAAATCAACTTGATAGAAGACACATCTGTCACCACTGAAGAAGAAACTGAAGAAGTAATAATCTCCCCTCCTTTCGGGGTAGTAAAAATTGCTCGAACCCTGGAAACAGAGTTGAAGCGAACACTGCTGGAATGcttgcaaaaaaataaagacgTCTTTGCATGGTCAGTTTCAGACCTGGTAGGGGTCCGTCGGGAAATATCAGAACACAAGCTCAATGTGATAAAAGGTTATCGCCCTATTATTCAAAAGAAACGACACTTAGGTCCTGAAAAGGATGCAGTAATAAAGGAGTAGGTGGACGAGTTACTCAAGGCGGGGCACATTGAAGAAATCCACTTCCCGACCTGGTTGTCCAACATAGTCCTAGTTCCAAAGTCTACGGGAAAATGGCGCATGTGTGTAGATTTTTGAGATTTGAATAAAGCATGCCCTAAAGATTGTTACCCCCTACCTAGAATTGATCAGCTGGTTGATTCGACTGCAGGGCATGAATTACTCAGTTTTTTGGATGCTTATCAGGGATATCACCAAATTCCCTTGGCAAAAGAGGACAAAGACAAAGTGAGTTTTGTCACATCAACTGGAACTTATTGCTATGTGGTCATGCCGTTTGGACTCAAAAATGCCGGGGCAACATATCAGAGACTAATGGACAAAGTGTTCGAGCAACAAATTGGGAAAAACATTGAGGTATACGTTGATGATATCCTGATCAAAACCCGAACTGCAGACCAGTTCATCACCGACCTGGCTCAAACATTCCAGAcattgagaaattatcaattgaAGCTAAACCCTAGCAAGTGTACTTTTGGAGTCCGAGCTGGTAAATTCCTAGGTTATATGGTTACGAGAAGGGGAATTGAGGCAAATCCTGAAAAATTCCAAGCTATCATTTCTATGAGCTCGCCCAGAAATGTACAGGAAGTACAAAGGCTGACAGGAAGAATTACCGCATTAGCCCGATTTATAAGCAGATCTGCAGATAAAAGTTTATCCTTCTTCAAGGCACTGCGAAAGACCAAAAATTTCGAATGGAATGAGGAAAGTGAGAAGGCATTCCAGGATTTGAAGACCTATTTAAAACAATTGCCCGTGCTGAATAAGCCTATTCCAGGGGAAGAGTTGTTCCTATATCTGGCAGTCACACCCCGAGCAGCCAGTTCAGTCCTGGTCAGGAAGGACGGGGCAAATCATCAGCCTGTTTATTTTGTGAGTCATGTCTTGAAGGGAGCCGAGCTCAATTATTTAACCCAAGAAAAACTTACCTTAGCTCTGGTAATCACCGCAAGAAAATTACGGCCTTACTTCCTGTCACATCCCATCACCGTGCTCACAAATAGCGTCCTGGGAAAAATTGCAACTAATCCAGATGCATCAGGTAGACTGGTCAGATGGATCACAGAATTGAGTGAGTACAATCTCAAGTTTGAACCTCGAACAGCTATAAAAGCTCAAGCCCTGGCTGACTTCTTGGCAGAGACAGTCCAGCTAGAACAAGAAGAGCTATGGAAGATTTTTGTAGATGGGTCATCATGTCAGTCAGGGAGCGGAGCTGGAATCGTGATCATCTCACCTTGGGGTGAAGAAACTAATATATCAATCAGATTGGACTTCAGAGCCTCTAACAATGAAGAAGAATATGAGGCATTGCTACTCGGACTTAAGGCAGCACGGAATTTGGGTATCTCCCGGGCTACTCTATATTTCGATTCCCAACTAGCTATTCAGCAGAGCAACGGAAAGTTCGAGATCAAAGATGATAAAATGAGGAAATATGCTAAGGCATTAGACACAGCTAAGGAAGGATTCACCGAGCTGAATTTAGAGCTCATCTCCCGAGCTGAGAACATCAAGGCCGACCATTTGGCTCGCCTAGCTAGTGCATTGAATGATCGGCCTGATCCCATTGTTGCAGGTCGGGAACTTGTGTCTCAGTTGGAAACTCTTGATTATATGCTAACTCAAGTACCAGAAGGGTATTGGAGATATGACATACACACATATCTGACTAAGAAGGAATTACCAAATGATAACAAAAAGGCCAAGGAAGTAAAAAGAAGGGCTCTTCGCTTCGTCATGATCGATCAAATTTTGTTCAAGAGATCTTTCTCTCAGCCCTTGTTAAAGTGTTTAGGCCCTGACGAGGCAAATTACGTATTACGAGAAATTCATGAAGGGTCTTGCGAAAGTCACCTGGGCAGTCTTGCCCTAGCTCGCAAAGCTCTTTTTGCTGGTTTCTTTTGGCCTACTATGCGCAAAGACTCCTCAGATCTGGTTCATTCGTGCTATAATTGCCAAAGACACGCTAACCTACAGTGGAGACCTGCAGAATACATGAAGGCAGTGGTGGCTGCTTgccctgtagtgacccttacccggatcacctactaaacagaacttatgcatgcaattaacttaattaaacagatatcagaataaaactgcggaatccaaataacattatacaatcccaagtaaaggaatctgtaattatcccataatatacaaccaaatcgaatagctgtataaatccaaacaacagtaataaaacctaagcgaagctccagccggccaaccgctgactagcccctcctggatccaccctcctcgtccaatcgcaaacctgccccatggaatagggtgtccagaaaatacagagtacgagacgtgagcataaaacgctcagtgcgagagtatgagtatacatgcatgcaaagtgaactccctatagactcgaggtcaaggatcagataacagagacagaccgggccctggtatgtagcacgttgtgccgtcgcttcaggaggtggctcccataccgagataaccgtggaaacgccggccccaaatcgatggaagtccatccactaacaggatagggtacaaccctactacagacatctcgaaggagatacagcaagatgcaaatgaatgcagcataatatcatggcatataaatcatgcagtcatataatacatgcatactcagtcaggatatctcgaacagtactttcgtacctcaaaacagtgcaagctctaccaactctaggtccacgcctatagtctgctctacactgccaaatgatactactatcattaaagtgctctaaaagccttaactaagctattgcatactcctaaatatttatagggagcaaaagctataccttcgtccgtcgttagccctttgatgtcgatgcctccagaacttgggcacaactccgctacgactaccgaacgcctcgccgacctccggaccaagcctaagaagactagaacagctccaaaagggctagaaaggaaaggagaactcggaattggcaattgaaagtgaagtctcggccttctatttatagacaacgatcggaacttccgatccttgatcggaacgtccgaaccccgatcggtgttggaaaaaactggcggtcagatcaatcacgattgatacccggtgcagcggaagtttaaaaattttatcatggaacaattccatggtgtgggtatcaaccattcaacgattaaattattgtgtgtgtaaaattcaaataacaattaattaaattttaccttcaatctcgaagcgagattattggacaccacacagatttctctgcgcttcttgtatctcccaggaactgatgaactccttcaatcaggtccacgaatggggtttaaatccctctgatagattgcactagaaaatctatcagaagttttctgcgaagagattaaacgaatctgattcgttattcctgactgcgattcaaaatcacagaccgaaattttctctgacagagtgggagtgttcggccgaaactttatgagagaggggctagggttcgaaattttgctctaaaaaataatgacctgttctgtctaatttctgtactgcaataacttatttataatgcaggccactaacaccttagggcccattagtcataagctagggcccgacaagcaaagcccgctcgttcagaaattaatataaaattcatcgtgactccgattgataaaccgattttaccaatgtgcacagaaaccatttctgcacattttaaagtcaaaataaattttcctgaatccaaattcagtggtttccaaaaatgtccatcccaatgtcattttaggaaatcctactcccttactcttatttaagaagtccaactccttagttcattaaatttaactctttaaatttaactatctcaacggggattaaaactccattacactgtgtgaccctcaatggttcagggatacatctagccgtgggctcacaactccttgtgactcggaacaacaatttccgacttgcccaacgaatcatggtaaagcgcctagcaacatcgccccatgattccctaggtatcactgatagtgcctacaagaaccagtagattttggttagtgtacagtacggtcccttcatccaaatatcccgatcgaatcaacaaccattggtatatcgagagtcgctcaagattcgataactatgcaatacatcttgaagatcaaattagtgacatcgcatgtgctactaagaaaccatttcttaaatcacatcaagtactctggccagagatttgtcacactaatatctcctcagatcgcataggatatccacactcgcaagtatgtggtgaatccttgacaacaatgcattgactcctatatgtgtcgtaactgtacccaatctcgacacctgatgacccccatagagtcggtaaacgagtcaaagcacagcactagcatatagagtctccatgatgtttcaagtcgtaaggactaatggtgtacaaccaaaaccgcggactttatccactcgataagtgataaccacttggaaagtccggatagggtagttcgattattcatcctatgaatatccatttgcatgcttcgaacatctccatgttccctaccaatgaaacgt encodes the following:
- the LOC140870605 gene encoding uncharacterized protein, whose translation is MADQNGNHPNLELLIAQAVQRALAERDEANILHPDHNAHLEEIKKLKEEMEQLRKKQAGYLATTIRNIPFTQEILDADLPKQFKFPHVGEYDSKGDPEEHLARFENAALLHKYSDPIKCRAFLTTLIGPAQQWFNTLCAGEIKEFKDFSKSFLHHFASSKKHPTTTFSLFAIKQREHENLRAYIRRFSALALEVPMATPDLLISAFMQGLDTKDFLKSLIKRLPETYEELLARAEKYVNMEEIQVSRAAVKRERPKSPKGNRVPSNGTGMGQPFRPALLGEFSSFTPLRMNQEIERIIQQHAELKNILTRQEGYRPNKRQQERPRQRARTAPPHEDFNHPNQGQPDDDRAHQRPAPPARGIINMISGGPTDGDFNRARKTSSRKLINMEIGNQIFHTGPTLSFGPKDLKGVSSNHNDALVIRATVANYDVARIFVDSGSSVNVLFQEAINQMDLGQYKMEPVVTSLFGFTGHAIRPVGLVHLPLTLGKNNTRKT
- the LOC140870606 gene encoding uncharacterized protein, with product MTTFMAVASALHQKMKFPVGNEVGEVQGDQVISRKCYVEEVRIEQKVARTDNVDRPGIFGMEKINLIEDTSVTTEEETEEVIISPPFGVVKIARTLETELKRTLLECLQKNKDVFAWSVSDLVGVRREISEHKLNVIKGYRPIIQKKRHLGPEKDAGYHQIPLAKEDKDKVSFVTSTGTYCYVVMPFGLKNAGATYQRLMDKVFEQQIGKNIEVYVDDILIKTRTADQFITDLAQTFQTLRNYQLKLNPSKCTFGVRAGKFLGYMVTRRGIEANPEKFQAIISMSSPRNVQEVQRLTGRITALARFISRSADKSLSFFKALRKTKNFEWNEESEKAFQDLKTYLKQLPVLNKPIPGEELFLYLAVTPRAASSVLVRKDGANHQPVYFVSHVLKGAELNYLTQEKLTLALVITARKLRPYFLSHPITVLTNSVLGKIATNPDASGRLVRWITELSEYNLKFEPRTAIKAQALADFLAETVQLEQEELWKIFVDGSSCQSGSGAGIVIISPWGEETNISIRLDFRASNNEEEYEALLLGLKAARNLGISRATLYFDSQLAIQQSNGKFEIKDDKMRKYAKALDTAKEGFTELNLELISRAENIKADHLARLASALNDRPDPIVAGRELVSQLETLDYMLTQVPEGYWRYDIHTYLTKKELPNDNKKAKEVKRRALRFVMIDQILFKRSFSQPLLKCLGPDEANYTPQIWFIRAIIAKDTLTYSGDLQNT